A genomic region of Eucalyptus grandis isolate ANBG69807.140 chromosome 5, ASM1654582v1, whole genome shotgun sequence contains the following coding sequences:
- the LOC120293700 gene encoding increased DNA methylation 3-like — protein MAQPVNAAAPSTAAPACEGMMTDDQRFLLTVIFGTYFGPQLKGERSPYKSAMQRVRERLPRYTHDQLAGSQMMVVQMIHTYYHILRKADKSVVLALSFLLKFLHDTLPAKVLGPTSNYPRFIDLFPIDLHLWSFVEGRFMAIDNVVFIDNPSTSFLREEVVARFKSLTGLQEFILDKDVAIIPAYVTDKSFYEVVARDAHSEEQSHFFMPSGGSHRRRCKSNVALDVKPLRMVPHEGSPSSTSARSSRVRDTYFKAQLDPKVVFSPLSTTEVQYHGAAAACNAGVGVAGNAEAQRLFRTFGWEVDMSGEVLIEGETATSGQVVESRTGNLCPSGHFSLCFQLPSRVDPRLSNCNFGSDGIFEGVVKKLIDN, from the exons ATGGCTCAACCGGTGAATGCTGCTGCGCCATCCACTGCTGCTCCTGCATGTGAAGGCATGATGACTGATGACCAGCGCTTCCTCCTGACCGTCATTTTTGGAACATACTTTGGGCCCCAACTCAAAGGTGAAAGGTCACCCTACAAGTCGGCGATGCAGAGGGTACGTGAGAGATTGCCACGGTATACTCATGATCAGCTGGCTGGGTCCCAGATGATGGTGGTGCAAATGATACATACGTATTATCACATACTTAGGAAGGCTGATAAATCGGTCGTGCTGGCCCTGTCATTTTTGCTCAAGTTCCTCCATGACACACTTCCAGCCAAAGTGCTTGGTCCTACTAGCAATTACCCTCGGTTCATCGACCTATTTCCAATTGACCTGCACCTTTGGTCTTTTGTCGAGGGGCGGTTTATGGCGATAGACAATGTCGTCTTCATCGATAACCCGAGCACCTCTTTCCTCAGGGAAGAGGTAGTTGCAAGGTTCAAGAGTTTGACTGGGCTGCAGGAGTTCATTCTTGATAAAGACGTGGCCATAATACCTGCTTATGTCACCGACAAATCGTTTTATGAAGTGGTAGCGAGGGACGCGCATTCAGAGGAACAGTCTCATTTTTTCATGCCTTCTGGTGGTTCTCACCGAAGAAGATGCAAGAGTAATGTGGCTCTAGATGTAAAGCCTCTTCGAATGGTTCCACACGAAGGCTCACCCTCCTCCACGTCGGCAAGGTCCTCTAGAGTACGCGACACCTACTTCAAGGCTCAACTTGATCCTAAGGTGGTGTTTTCTCCACTCAGTACGACGGAGGTGCAATATCATGGTGCTGCAGCCGCCTGTAATGCCGGAGTCGGAGTGGCTGGGAATGCGGAAGCACAAAGGCTGTTCCGAA CATTTGGTTGGGAAGTTGACATGAGCGGCGAGGTCTTAATTGAAGGAGAGACTGCCACGAGTGGGCAGGTGGTTGAGAGCAGAACAGGAAACCTCTGTCCATCCGGACACTTCTCTCTGTGTTTTCAGCTGCCCAGTCGAGTCGATCCCAGACTGTCCAACTGCAACTTTGGCTCAGATGGGATCTTCGAAGGAGTTGTGAAGAAGCTGATCGACAATTGA